The nucleotide sequence CACGCCGATCGCCTGCGGGTTGTCCCGGGCGATGGCGGCGATGTCCAGGCCGAGCTGGAAGCCGGGCCGGCGCCACGGCACCCAGAGCACCCGGTCGCCGAAGCAGCGGCGGGTCAGCTCGGGTCCGTCGGCGGCGGTGGCCAGCGCGATCCCGGCGTCCGGGTGCAGGTGGTCGACGTGTGCCGCGTCGACCAGGCCGTGCATCGCGGTGTCGATCGACGGCGCCGCGCCGCCCCGGCCGTGCAGGCAGTAGTCGAAGGCGGCGACCATCTCGTCCTCCCGGTGCACCCCGGGGTAGACGTCGACGAGCGAGCGCAGCCGGTCCAGCCGGAGCACCGCCAGACCCGCCTCGGTGAGCGTGCCGACGTCCCCGCCGGAGCCCTTGACCCAGAGCAGCTCGACCGGGCCGCCGGTGACCGGGTCGGTGCCGGTCGCCTTCGCCGAGGTGTTGCCGCCGCCGTAGTTGGTGTTGCGCCGGTCGGCGCCGAGCCGGTGCCCGCGCTCCAGCAGCGCGGCGACCTCCGGGTGGGTCTGTCCGGTGCGCACGCCTCAGGCCCCCCAGCCCGCCTGCTGCCCGCCGACCCGCTCGGCGGCGATCCGCTGGGCGTAACCGGAGCGGGCGTACGCGGCCATCGGGTCCGGGTCGAGGCCCAGCTCATCGCGCACGCTGGCCAGCAGCGGCCGTACGTCGGTGGCGTAGGCGTCCATCAGCAGCCCGTTGGCACCGAGCACGTCCCCGGCGGCCTGCGCGGCGGCCAGGGCCTCGGCGTCGACGAGCAGCGCCTTGGCGGTCGCCTCCTGCACGTTCATCACCGAGCGGATCTGCGCCGGGATCTTCGGCTCGATGTTGTGGCACTGGTCGAGCATGAAGTTGACCCCGGAGCCGGCGCGCAGCGCGTCGGCCCGGACGATCTCGTGCATGATCCGGAAGAGCTGGAACGGGTCGGCGGCACCGACCATCAGGTCGTCGTCGGCGTAGAACCGGGAGTTGAAGTCGAAGGCGCCGAGCTTCCCCTCGCGGAGCAGGAAGGCGACGATGAACTCGATGTTGGTGCCGGGGGCGTGGTGGCCGGTGTCGATGACCACCTGGGCGCGCTCACCCAGCCTGCGGCAGTGCGCGTACGCGGTGCCCCAGTCCGGTACGTCGGTCAGATAGAACGCCGGCTCGAAGAACTTGTACTCCAGCAGCATCCGCTGGTCGGGGCCGAGTCGGGCGTAGGTGGCGGCCAGTGCCTCGGCGAGCCGGTCCTGCCGGGCCCGGATGTCGTCCTGCCCGGGATAGTTGGTGCCGTCGGCGAACCACAGCTTCAGGTCCCGTGAGCCGGTGGCGTCCATGATGTCGACGCACTCCAGCAGGTGGCCGAGGGCCTTGCGCCGAATCCGCGGGTCGGGGTTGGTGACGCTGCCCAGCCGGTAGTCGTCGTCCTGGAAGACGTTCGCGTTGATGGTGCCGATCCGCACCCCCCGCTCGGCCGCGTAGGACGCCAGCTTGCCGAAGTCGTCGACCCGGTCCCAGGGGATGTGCAGGGAGACCACCGGGGCGATTCCGGTGAAGGCGTGCACCTGTGCCGCGTCGGCGATCTTCTCTTCGGGGTTGCGCGGCACCCCGGGCTGGGCGAACACCTTGAACCGGGTGCCCGAGTTCCCGTACGCCCAGGAGGGCACCTCGATCCGTTGCGCCCGCAGCGCCGCCCGGACGTCGGTCTCGGTCATGTCAGGCATCCGTGTCGTCGAGTGCGGCGAGTTGCGCGTCCAGGTTGAAGATCTCGTCGAGGACCACGAAACCCTCGTCGGGGCGGCGGTCGGAAAGACCGACGAAGAAGGGGGCCATCTCGGCCTGCCACCGGGCGTTGACGTCGGTGGCCTCCATCGCGGCGAGCGAGGCGGCCAGGTCCTCGGTGCGGAAGTGCCCGACCAGCAGTCCGTCGTCGTGCAGGAAGAGGGAGTAGTCGTGCCACCCGGCCGCTTGCAGCGCCCGGAGCATCCCGGGCCAGACGGCCGCGTGCCGTTCACGGTATTCGGCAAGCCGGTCAGGCCGGACCCGGAGGACGAAGCACACGCGCCGCATCGGCGGGCCTCCCAACATATGAACCGTTTCAACAACTCGCAGACAACATACGAGCGCCCTCACCGAACTGTCAAGAAACCGCCAACGGTCAGCCGGGAGCACGGGAATACCGGCTGGATTCCCGGACGACGAGTTCCGGTTCGAAGACCACCTGTTTGTGCTCGTGGTTCGCCGGATCGTTCGCCTCGTCCAGCATCAACTGCGCCGCCGTCTGCCCGAGTCGCTGCCGCGGCTGGCGTACCGAGGAGAGCGGCACCGCAGCCGCGGCGGCGAAGTCGATGTCGTCGTAGCCCACCAGCGCAATGTCCTCCGGCACCCGCACCTGCTGCCGGGTAAGTTCCTGGAGTACGCCGAGTGCGAGCAGGTCGTTGGCGCAGAAGACCGCGGTGGCCCGGGTGGACCGGGGCAGCCCGAGAATCCTGGACGCGGCGTCGCGGCCGGCCGCCACGGTCGGGCTCGGCGTGTCGAACCGGCGCAGGGTCTCCTCCTCGGCCAGCCCCGCCTCGCGCAGTGCGTGCCCGGCACCGTGGTAGCGGTCCCGCACCTGCGCCAACCGCCACGGGCCGCCGACGAAGGCGATCCGCCGGTGCCCGGCCTCGACCAGGTGCCGCATCGCGAGTTCCCCGCCGAGCCGGTCGTCGACCGCCACCGAGCAGACGTCCGGCCGGGTGGAGCGCCGGTCCAGCAGGACAACGAGTACGCCCCGGTCCCGGAGCCGGACCAGCCGTTCGTTGGCGTCGTCGACCGGGGTGATCAGTACCCCCTGGACCCGCTGCTCCTCCAGCAGGTCCAGGTATCTGCTCTCCTTGGCCGGATCGCCGTCGCTGTTGCAGAAGATCACCGCCATCCCGGCCGCACCGGTGGCGTCCTCCACCCCCTTGGCGACATCGGTGAAGAACGGGTTCGCCACGTCCAGCACCACCAGGCCCAGAGTGCGTCCCCGGCCCCGGCGCAACTGCCGGGCGGCGTCGTTCGGGACGAACCCCAGCTCGCTGATCGCGGCGAGCACCCGGTTGCGGGTCGACGCCGCCACGATGTCCGGCCGGTTGAGCACGTTGGAGACCGTGCCCACCGACACCCCCGCCTGGCTGGCCACGTCGCGGATGCTCACCGCTGGTCCCGGCACCGCCGTCTCCTCCCGCAGCCCGGTCCGTCGGGCTGAAACGTGTCAAGGTTAACCTGGCGGTTTGCGCCTGCCGGTACGCCCGGACCTCGACCCGGCGCGCCGACCCACCGGCCCGGCCACCTGCGGCGACCGCCGGCAAGGAGCCGGCAGCACCGCGGGGCGGGCCGCCGACTGGCGAGGATCCGCGTGCGACCGACAGTAACCCTCCGGCGCACCACGCCGGGCGCACCTCGCCGCCCGGCTGCGCGGTCCGGTTCGGCTGTGCGGTCCGGCGTGCGGGTCCGGTCCGGCTGTGCGGTCCGGCTGTGCGGTCCGGTCCGGCCACGCCCGCTGCCAGCAGATCTCTCGAGCGCCGACTGTCGAGCTGGGCGCACGCACGGGACACCCGGCCCCGCTCGCGCTCCCGGCGGGCGGGTGCACAGGCGGGGCAGCTCGACAGTCTCGCCACCGGACACTCGCCGGCCAACCGGCCCTGGTGAGCCGCCGCGACGACGCGATGGTCGGCGGTGGCCGGTCGGCGGACGGACGGCGCATCGCCGTTCCCCCGCGGGCGCCACCGTCGGTACCCTGTCGGATCAGTGGAAGCGCTTTCCCACCCGGTGCCGCCCGACCGGCACCGGATCGACGCCAGCGACGGACCGAGGACGGCGAGCATGGGCGAGGACCTGACCGGGGTACGGCTGCGATTGCGTGGCGAGACCGTGGCGGAGTACGTCCTCGACGACCCGTTCGTCGAGCCGCGCTGGGGACGCCGGCCGTACCTGCATCCGGTGCGTACCCTCGGCGGGGTGGTGGTGACCGACACGCTGCCCGAGGACCACCGCTGGCACCTCGGGGTCTCGGTCGCCGTGCAGGACGTCTCCGGCAGCAACCTCTGGGGCGGCAGGACCTACGTGCGGGACGTCGGCTACACCTGGCGGGACGACCACGGCCGGATCGTGCACGACGACTGGCTCCCCGACCTTCTGGCCGGTGCGGCTCCCGGCGGCGCGACTCCCGACGGCGCGGTGCGCGGCAATGCGGCTTCCGGGACGTGTGACGACGGGTTCGCGGAGCGGCTGTGCTGGCTGGATCCGGCCGGCGCCACCCTGCTGACCGAGGAGCGCCGGGTGGCCGCCACCGAGCTGGCCGGCCGGGACGACGCCTGGCTGCTCGACTTCGGCTACACCCTGACCGCGCCGACCGACCGGGACATCGTGCTCGGCAGCCCGGCCACCAACGGCCGGCCGGACGGCGCCGGCTACGGCGGGTTCTTCTGGCGGGTCGCCCCGGGGCGGCACCGGGCGTTCAGCTTGGCTGCCGACGGGGAGGAGCGGGTCAACGGCAGTACCGAACCGTGGCTCGCGTTGGCCGGCGCGGCGGGCGACGGCCGGGCGTACACGTTGGTCTTCGCCGGCCTTGCCGACGGCGACCACTGGTTCGTGCGGACCGGGATCTATCCCGGGGTCTGCGTCGCGCTCGCCTTCGCGCGGACCCTGCCGGTGCCGGCCGGCGGCACCGTCCGGCGCCGGCACCGGATCGTGGTCGCGGACGGCGGGTTGACCCGCGACGAGATCGTGCGGCTGGCACCGGTCCTCGCCGGCTGACCGGCGCCAACCCGGGTCGCTGGTCAGCCCTTCAGGCCGGAGGTCGCGATCCCCTCGACCAGATAGCGCTGGAAAGCCAGGAAGAAGAGCATCACCGGGACGATGCT is from Micromonospora sp. WMMD1102 and encodes:
- the rhaI gene encoding L-rhamnose isomerase; amino-acid sequence: MTETDVRAALRAQRIEVPSWAYGNSGTRFKVFAQPGVPRNPEEKIADAAQVHAFTGIAPVVSLHIPWDRVDDFGKLASYAAERGVRIGTINANVFQDDDYRLGSVTNPDPRIRRKALGHLLECVDIMDATGSRDLKLWFADGTNYPGQDDIRARQDRLAEALAATYARLGPDQRMLLEYKFFEPAFYLTDVPDWGTAYAHCRRLGERAQVVIDTGHHAPGTNIEFIVAFLLREGKLGAFDFNSRFYADDDLMVGAADPFQLFRIMHEIVRADALRAGSGVNFMLDQCHNIEPKIPAQIRSVMNVQEATAKALLVDAEALAAAQAAGDVLGANGLLMDAYATDVRPLLASVRDELGLDPDPMAAYARSGYAQRIAAERVGGQQAGWGA
- a CDS encoding L-rhamnose mutarotase: MRRVCFVLRVRPDRLAEYRERHAAVWPGMLRALQAAGWHDYSLFLHDDGLLVGHFRTEDLAASLAAMEATDVNARWQAEMAPFFVGLSDRRPDEGFVVLDEIFNLDAQLAALDDTDA
- a CDS encoding substrate-binding domain-containing protein translates to MPGPAVSIRDVASQAGVSVGTVSNVLNRPDIVAASTRNRVLAAISELGFVPNDAARQLRRGRGRTLGLVVLDVANPFFTDVAKGVEDATGAAGMAVIFCNSDGDPAKESRYLDLLEEQRVQGVLITPVDDANERLVRLRDRGVLVVLLDRRSTRPDVCSVAVDDRLGGELAMRHLVEAGHRRIAFVGGPWRLAQVRDRYHGAGHALREAGLAEEETLRRFDTPSPTVAAGRDAASRILGLPRSTRATAVFCANDLLALGVLQELTRQQVRVPEDIALVGYDDIDFAAAAAVPLSSVRQPRQRLGQTAAQLMLDEANDPANHEHKQVVFEPELVVRESSRYSRAPG
- a CDS encoding PmoA family protein, whose product is MEALSHPVPPDRHRIDASDGPRTASMGEDLTGVRLRLRGETVAEYVLDDPFVEPRWGRRPYLHPVRTLGGVVVTDTLPEDHRWHLGVSVAVQDVSGSNLWGGRTYVRDVGYTWRDDHGRIVHDDWLPDLLAGAAPGGATPDGAVRGNAASGTCDDGFAERLCWLDPAGATLLTEERRVAATELAGRDDAWLLDFGYTLTAPTDRDIVLGSPATNGRPDGAGYGGFFWRVAPGRHRAFSLAADGEERVNGSTEPWLALAGAAGDGRAYTLVFAGLADGDHWFVRTGIYPGVCVALAFARTLPVPAGGTVRRRHRIVVADGGLTRDEIVRLAPVLAG